A single genomic interval of Polaribacter vadi harbors:
- a CDS encoding RagB/SusD family nutrient uptake outer membrane protein — protein sequence MKIINEKQLWGISITRFRIWKSFYVTLLIGSFMACDDFVEVDQPNNLLTSELVFEDVATINAVLRGIYADLRDGSLSDDLSVQLGLYTDELDYFNTQNTLFDHTIIASDGTVFSWWGGAYNLIYVANAVLESVENSTFITQENQDQFRGEALFIRGYVYSLLVELFGPVPYITNTNYIANTIVSRNDVNEVYDNIIKDLEEALELLDNDISGERIRPYKAVVEALLARVNLYAENWQDAEDMASNVIDSGVFALESNMDEVFLKEASGTIWQFIPPSVGENTSNAETFILFAKPTNVALYESFIDEFEFGDQRLASWVGSITDDGNTYYYAFKYKEKGITSISSGSNEDLISFEYPVVFRLAEQYLIRAEARAELNKIAGAQSDLNVVRNRAGLRNTMSSTTQELLDAILRERRVELFTEYGHRWFDLKRWFTLERPENAAEVLTPLKPNWKDTNVLFPVPESEILLNPNLLPQNDGYQ from the coding sequence ATGAAAATTATAAATGAAAAACAGCTTTGGGGTATTTCCATAACAAGGTTTAGAATTTGGAAGTCATTTTATGTAACTTTGTTAATAGGTTCTTTTATGGCTTGTGATGATTTTGTTGAGGTGGATCAGCCAAATAATCTACTGACATCCGAATTGGTATTTGAGGATGTAGCTACTATTAATGCAGTTTTGAGAGGCATATATGCTGACTTGCGAGATGGATCCTTATCTGACGACTTAAGTGTCCAATTAGGATTATATACCGATGAGTTGGATTACTTCAATACCCAAAACACTTTATTCGATCATACTATAATAGCATCAGATGGGACTGTATTTAGTTGGTGGGGGGGTGCTTATAATCTAATATATGTTGCTAATGCTGTTTTAGAAAGTGTGGAAAATTCTACATTTATAACACAGGAGAATCAAGATCAATTTAGAGGAGAAGCTCTTTTTATCAGAGGATATGTTTATTCTCTATTAGTTGAGCTTTTTGGTCCGGTACCTTATATCACAAATACCAATTATATAGCCAACACGATAGTGTCACGTAATGATGTTAATGAGGTTTATGATAATATAATTAAAGATCTTGAGGAAGCTTTAGAATTATTAGATAATGATATTTCTGGTGAACGCATCCGTCCATATAAGGCAGTCGTAGAAGCATTGCTTGCAAGGGTTAATCTCTATGCAGAAAACTGGCAAGATGCAGAAGATATGGCATCTAATGTTATTGATTCAGGTGTTTTTGCATTGGAGTCTAATATGGATGAGGTGTTTCTTAAAGAAGCTTCTGGGACTATATGGCAATTTATACCTCCTTCAGTGGGAGAAAATACCAGTAATGCCGAAACGTTTATTTTATTTGCAAAACCAACTAATGTTGCCTTATATGAGTCATTTATAGATGAATTTGAATTTGGCGACCAGCGGTTAGCTAGCTGGGTTGGCAGCATAACTGACGATGGAAATACTTATTATTATGCATTTAAATATAAAGAGAAAGGAATAACTTCTATTTCAAGTGGAAGTAATGAGGATCTGATATCATTTGAATACCCTGTTGTATTTCGATTAGCAGAACAATATTTGATCCGAGCCGAGGCTAGGGCAGAGCTTAACAAGATAGCTGGTGCCCAGTCCGATCTAAATGTGGTTAGAAACCGAGCTGGCCTACGAAATACCATGTCCTCAACAACCCAGGAATTGTTGGATGCTATTCTTCGTGAACGGCGAGTAGAACTGTTTACGGAATACGGGCATCGTTGGTTTGATTTAAAACGTTGGTTTACACTAGAGCGTCCAGAAAACGCTGCTGAAGTACTGACACCTTTAAAACCTAATTGGAAAGATACAAATGTTTTATTTCCAGTTCCGGAATCCGAAATTTTGTTGAACCCTAATTTATTACCTCAAAATGATGGATATCAATAA
- a CDS encoding SusC/RagA family TonB-linked outer membrane protein — translation MFRKFNEIITNNLFLTGKGFIKLMMRTFIFLFCTTLFCLTPKHVFSQKDKIMIDADKMISVDEVFKIIKEQTDYSFIYHENLFNGLSKVKLKKGVIRLKKLLSHSLSVNDIDIIFTANNNILIKKRNTQQYQISGRVTDQLGLTIPGVTVLIKGTNNGVATNLDGQYVITVSDPANVLVFSYLGFQKQEITVGNQTVINVILKEDISQLDEITINAGYYNTSERKRTGNISKVEAKTIEKQPVNNPIIALQGHVSGVNIAQNGGLPGGNFRIQIRGLNFLNGLAGTYSTENNPLYVIDGIPYDSGSLESNSTTEGFNSPGGVSPLNTVNPADIKSIEVLKDADATAIYGSRGANGVILITTKKGKVGKTQVKFNMSTTLSEVASFVDLLNTQQYLEVRREAINNDGYTLESLPDQYKRRAPDLYLWDQNHYTDWQEVLIGGIAYRRNVQLSFSGGNKFTQFMLSGGYSTESTVFPGDSKYDKTTLLVNINHQSEDEKFKLNFSGNYGSDTNNLPGNDLTEQARTLAPNAPNLFDNSGNLNWENFTWRNPLSYFEEDYNVVTRNLITNAVLSYHPIPTLEFKTSLGYTDYHLSSYWALPHTRFGPVIGYDSSNSNIIKNNGSRQSWIVEPQINWKHHLGKTELKVLVGATFQGNKDQRSDLIASGFASNSQILNLKAADRITVLSDTGSKYRYQSFFARVNLDYDDKYIVNLTGRRDGSSRFGPGKQFGYFGAVGAAWIFSEEKILENSKLLSFGKLRASYGITGSDNIGNYQFLDTYSGDRAGNYNGPGLDPTGLFNPNFAWGETKKLEAALDMEFFNNRVSLSTAWYHNRSSNQLIDIPLPITTGFADINGNFDALVQNTGLEIDLHTVSIKSDQFTWRTNFNISFNKNKLIKFDNLENTSFARTLVLGEPVTINKLFHLIGVDLETGVYQYEDYNNDGVIGRDDKQWLENLGPKYFGGLGNTLTYKNLQFEIFFQFTKQKIRSYFARSLKPGSSSNILITALDRWQQAGDQNPIQRYHFLGTSEEKDAQENYLFSNAGIIDGSFIRLRNVSLSYTLPKELIKGLDLNVYLQGQNLFVITKYDGGDPETPSPRNLSSLRQFTMGLNLSF, via the coding sequence ATGTTTCGTAAATTTAATGAAATAATAACGAATAACCTTTTTTTAACGGGGAAAGGTTTTATAAAACTCATGATGCGAACCTTTATATTCTTGTTTTGTACAACACTGTTCTGTTTAACACCAAAACATGTCTTCTCTCAAAAAGATAAGATTATGATAGATGCTGATAAAATGATTTCTGTTGATGAGGTATTTAAGATTATTAAGGAGCAAACGGATTATTCTTTTATATATCATGAGAATTTGTTCAATGGGCTTTCTAAAGTAAAGCTCAAAAAAGGAGTTATAAGGCTAAAAAAGTTATTAAGCCACAGTCTTTCTGTAAACGACATTGATATTATTTTTACGGCTAATAATAATATTCTCATAAAGAAGAGGAATACACAGCAGTATCAAATCTCTGGTAGAGTCACAGATCAATTAGGTCTCACCATACCTGGTGTTACTGTTTTAATAAAGGGTACAAATAATGGTGTAGCTACTAATTTAGATGGACAATATGTCATTACGGTATCAGATCCTGCGAATGTACTAGTGTTTTCGTATTTAGGTTTTCAAAAACAAGAGATTACAGTAGGAAATCAAACGGTGATAAATGTTATACTTAAAGAGGACATTAGCCAGTTGGATGAAATAACGATCAATGCTGGTTATTACAATACTTCCGAAAGAAAAAGAACGGGAAACATTAGTAAAGTAGAAGCTAAAACCATAGAAAAACAACCCGTTAATAATCCTATTATAGCTTTACAAGGTCATGTCTCGGGTGTAAATATTGCCCAAAATGGAGGGCTTCCTGGGGGGAATTTTCGTATACAAATCCGAGGGTTAAACTTTTTAAATGGACTAGCAGGAACATATAGTACTGAAAATAATCCTTTATATGTGATCGATGGGATACCATATGATTCTGGGTCATTGGAGTCTAATAGTACTACAGAAGGATTTAATAGCCCTGGTGGCGTAAGTCCATTAAATACTGTAAATCCAGCAGACATTAAAAGTATCGAAGTGCTTAAGGATGCAGATGCTACGGCTATTTACGGATCTCGAGGAGCCAATGGCGTGATTCTAATCACTACAAAAAAAGGCAAAGTTGGAAAAACACAGGTCAAATTTAATATGAGTACTACCTTAAGTGAAGTGGCTAGTTTTGTAGATTTATTAAATACGCAGCAATATTTAGAAGTACGGAGGGAGGCTATTAATAATGATGGTTACACTCTGGAATCACTGCCAGACCAATATAAGCGCAGAGCTCCGGACTTATATTTATGGGATCAAAATCACTATACAGATTGGCAAGAGGTTCTTATTGGTGGCATAGCTTACAGACGAAATGTACAACTGTCATTTTCAGGAGGTAATAAATTTACTCAGTTTATGTTAAGTGGAGGCTATTCGACAGAGAGTACTGTATTTCCAGGAGACTCAAAATATGACAAAACAACGCTGCTTGTTAATATTAATCACCAATCTGAAGATGAAAAATTTAAATTGAATTTTTCTGGAAATTATGGTTCAGACACCAATAATCTACCAGGAAATGATTTAACAGAGCAGGCCAGGACCTTAGCACCTAATGCTCCTAATTTATTCGATAATAGTGGTAATTTAAATTGGGAAAATTTTACATGGAGAAACCCTTTGTCTTATTTTGAAGAAGACTATAATGTTGTCACTCGTAATCTAATTACTAATGCTGTATTATCATATCACCCAATTCCTACACTTGAGTTTAAAACAAGTCTGGGGTATACAGACTATCATTTGAGCTCGTATTGGGCGTTACCACATACCCGTTTCGGTCCAGTTATTGGGTATGACAGTAGTAACTCTAATATAATTAAAAATAATGGATCTCGACAATCCTGGATCGTAGAGCCACAAATTAATTGGAAACACCATTTGGGGAAGACCGAACTAAAAGTATTAGTAGGAGCTACCTTTCAGGGTAATAAGGACCAACGATCTGATTTAATTGCATCTGGGTTTGCTAGTAACAGCCAAATTCTCAATCTTAAAGCTGCTGATCGAATTACTGTTTTATCGGATACAGGTTCCAAATATAGATATCAATCGTTCTTTGCTAGGGTTAATCTTGACTATGATGATAAATATATTGTAAATCTTACTGGGCGTCGTGACGGGTCCTCTCGCTTTGGTCCTGGCAAACAATTTGGTTATTTTGGAGCCGTTGGAGCGGCCTGGATATTTTCAGAGGAAAAGATTTTGGAAAATAGTAAGCTTTTAAGTTTTGGAAAATTGCGTGCCAGTTATGGTATAACGGGTAGTGATAATATAGGAAATTACCAATTTTTGGATACCTATTCAGGTGATCGAGCTGGTAATTATAATGGTCCAGGGTTAGATCCTACAGGTCTTTTTAATCCAAATTTTGCCTGGGGAGAGACCAAGAAGTTAGAAGCTGCTTTAGATATGGAATTTTTTAATAATCGTGTTTCTTTGTCTACGGCTTGGTATCACAACCGTTCTTCCAACCAACTAATTGATATCCCTTTACCAATTACTACAGGCTTTGCTGATATAAATGGCAACTTCGATGCTTTAGTCCAAAATACGGGGTTAGAGATCGATTTACATACTGTAAGTATAAAGAGTGACCAATTTACTTGGCGCACCAACTTTAATATCTCCTTTAATAAAAACAAACTTATAAAATTTGATAATTTGGAAAACACTTCCTTTGCTAGAACACTTGTGTTGGGAGAGCCTGTAACTATTAATAAATTATTTCATTTAATAGGAGTGGATTTAGAGACAGGTGTTTATCAATATGAAGATTATAATAATGATGGCGTTATTGGCAGGGATGACAAACAATGGCTTGAGAATTTAGGGCCTAAATATTTTGGAGGCTTGGGAAATACTCTAACATACAAAAACTTACAATTTGAGATCTTCTTCCAATTTACAAAGCAGAAAATCAGATCGTATTTTGCTAGAAGCCTGAAACCTGGTTCTAGTTCAAACATATTGATAACAGCTTTAGATCGTTGGCAGCAAGCAGGCGATCAGAATCCAATCCAACGTTATCATTTTTTGGGGACCTCTGAAGAAAAGGATGCACAGGAAAATTATTTATTTAGCAATGCTGGTATTATTGACGGCTCATTTATCCGATTACGAAATGTATCATTGAGTTATACCCTTCCCAAAGAACTAATAAAGGGATTGGATTTAAACGTCTATCTACAAGGACAAAACTTGTTTGTAATTACCAAATATGATGGTGGAGATCCAGAGACCCCATCCCCCAGAAATTTGTCTTCATTACGGCAATTTACTATGGGATTAAATCTATCATTTTAG
- a CDS encoding T9SS type A sorting domain-containing protein, with amino-acid sequence MKKITFLLVLFALAFNTASAQTVFDFDTNAVDNGNNVTEAIDGITVTFNNDTSTDPDDTSAVAASSFGGSSGDIVLASSASSATFTFSEAVDVNSIIAIEAATASLDYTFTPTGGSNSPVVVSLVGGVAPTVNLNWTGVTSFTVTSSGGFMAFDDLSVSAIASSPSGIVFDFDTNAVDNGNNVTEAIDGIMVTFNNDTSTDPDDTSAVAASSFGGSSGDIVLASSASSATFTFSEAVDVNSIIAIEAATASLDYTFTPTGGSNSPVVVSLVGGVAPTVNLNWTGVTSFTVTSSGGFMAFDDLSVSAIASSPSGIVFDFDTNAVDNGNNITEAIDGITVTFNNDTSTDPDDTSAVAASSFGGSSGDIVLASSASSATFTFSEAVDVNSIIAIEAATASLDYTFTPTGGSNSPVVVSLVGGVAPTVNLNWTGVTSFTVTSSGGFMAFDDLSVSAIASSPSGIVFDFDTNAVDNGNNVTEAIDGIMVTFNNDTSTDPDDTSAVAASSFGGSSGDIVLASSASSATFTFSEAVDVNSIIAIEAATASLDYTFTPTGGSNSPVVVSLVGGVAPTVNLNWTGVTSFTVTSSGGFMAFDDLSVSAIASSPSGIVFDFDTNAVDNGNNITEAIDGITVTFNNDTSTDPDDTVYTGSADGYGGASGFAVLASGSSATFTFSEAVDVNSIIAVELFGRTLNYTFTPTGGSNSPVVVSLVDGVLGSAVDLNWTGVTSFTVTSSGGLMAFDDLSVSDATLSIPVNYISQKTRVYPNPVQNILNIKNVSDLKYINVYNSLGQMVLQSKQEHIDVSNLTKGMYILQIHTAAGTETKRIIKK; translated from the coding sequence ATGAAAAAAATTACATTTTTATTAGTGCTATTTGCATTAGCTTTCAATACAGCTAGTGCACAAACCGTTTTTGATTTTGACACCAATGCAGTTGATAATGGTAATAATGTAACGGAGGCCATTGATGGAATTACGGTAACGTTCAACAATGATACCAGTACAGATCCTGACGATACTTCGGCAGTAGCAGCTAGTTCATTTGGTGGCAGCTCAGGAGATATTGTTTTAGCTAGTAGCGCCTCATCAGCAACATTTACATTTAGTGAGGCGGTGGATGTCAATTCCATCATAGCAATAGAGGCAGCTACGGCCTCTCTGGATTATACGTTTACCCCCACAGGCGGCAGTAATTCACCAGTAGTGGTGTCATTGGTAGGAGGGGTTGCTCCAACAGTCAACTTAAATTGGACAGGAGTAACGTCCTTTACTGTAACATCCTCTGGAGGGTTTATGGCATTTGATGATTTATCAGTAAGTGCAATCGCTAGTTCTCCATCAGGAATTGTTTTTGATTTTGACACCAATGCAGTTGATAATGGTAATAATGTAACGGAGGCCATTGATGGAATTATGGTAACGTTCAACAATGATACCAGTACAGATCCTGACGATACTTCGGCAGTAGCAGCTAGTTCATTTGGTGGCAGCTCAGGAGATATTGTTTTAGCTAGTAGCGCCTCATCAGCAACATTTACATTTAGTGAGGCGGTGGATGTCAATTCCATCATAGCAATAGAGGCAGCTACGGCCTCTCTGGATTATACGTTTACCCCCACAGGCGGCAGTAATTCACCAGTAGTGGTGTCATTGGTAGGAGGGGTTGCTCCAACAGTCAACTTAAATTGGACAGGAGTAACGTCCTTTACTGTAACATCCTCTGGAGGGTTTATGGCATTTGATGATTTATCAGTAAGTGCAATCGCTAGTTCTCCATCAGGAATTGTTTTTGATTTTGACACCAATGCAGTTGATAATGGTAATAATATAACGGAGGCCATTGATGGAATTACGGTAACGTTCAACAATGATACCAGTACAGATCCTGACGATACTTCGGCAGTAGCAGCTAGTTCATTTGGTGGCAGCTCAGGAGATATTGTTTTAGCTAGTAGCGCCTCATCAGCAACATTTACATTTAGTGAGGCGGTGGATGTCAATTCCATCATAGCAATAGAGGCAGCTACGGCCTCTCTGGATTATACGTTTACCCCCACAGGCGGCAGTAATTCACCAGTAGTGGTGTCATTGGTAGGAGGGGTTGCTCCAACAGTCAACTTAAATTGGACAGGAGTAACGTCCTTTACTGTAACATCCTCTGGAGGGTTTATGGCATTTGATGATTTATCAGTAAGTGCAATCGCTAGTTCTCCATCAGGAATTGTTTTTGATTTTGACACCAATGCAGTTGATAATGGTAATAATGTAACGGAGGCCATTGATGGAATTATGGTAACGTTCAACAATGATACCAGTACAGATCCTGACGATACTTCGGCAGTAGCAGCTAGTTCATTTGGTGGCAGCTCAGGAGATATTGTTTTAGCTAGTAGCGCCTCATCAGCAACATTTACATTTAGTGAGGCGGTGGATGTCAATTCCATCATAGCAATAGAGGCAGCTACGGCCTCTCTGGATTATACGTTTACCCCCACAGGCGGCAGTAATTCACCAGTAGTGGTGTCATTGGTAGGAGGGGTTGCTCCAACAGTCAACTTAAATTGGACAGGAGTAACGTCCTTTACTGTAACATCCTCTGGAGGGTTTATGGCATTTGATGATTTATCAGTAAGTGCAATCGCTAGTTCTCCATCAGGAATTGTTTTTGATTTTGACACCAATGCAGTTGATAATGGTAATAATATAACGGAGGCCATTGATGGAATTACGGTAACGTTCAACAATGATACCAGTACAGATCCTGACGATACTGTTTATACTGGTTCGGCTGACGGTTATGGAGGAGCTTCTGGGTTTGCTGTTTTAGCTAGTGGTTCTTCAGCAACGTTTACATTTAGTGAGGCGGTGGATGTCAATTCCATTATTGCTGTAGAACTTTTTGGAAGAACTCTAAATTATACGTTTACCCCCACAGGCGGCAGTAATTCACCAGTAGTGGTGTCATTGGTAGATGGAGTATTAGGAAGTGCGGTAGACTTAAATTGGACAGGTGTAACGTCATTTACGGTAACATCTTCTGGAGGACTTATGGCATTTGATGATTTATCAGTGAGTGATGCAACTTTGTCTATTCCAGTTAATTATATTTCTCAAAAAACAAGGGTATATCCTAATCCAGTGCAAAATATCTTGAATATAAAAAATGTGTCAGATCTAAAGTATATTAATGTGTATAATAGTTTAGGGCAAATGGTATTACAAAGTAAACAAGAACATATTGATGTGAGCAATTTAACAAAGGGTATGTATATTTTACAAATACATACTGCTGCAGGTACGGAAACAAAAAGAATTATTAAGAAGTAA
- a CDS encoding FecR family protein has translation MGNSNKIKPISKKIAAALIKNENPKDLKELNAIGDEKKEQILSDIKDGKHVDLLKEINTEKDWETVSSQLKTPVRKRYYKYAAAASVLIIVALTVFFNVNKTNDTPITEPIIVNNNIKKGSDKATLTLENGEEITLAKGTTYQTAQVTSNGEEIVYNKATNNKTSFNTLTIPRGGQFKTTLADGTMVWLNSETQIKYPVSFKDGETRQVELVYGEAYFDVSPSTEHKGAKFKVFNQAQEVEVLGTEFNIKAYKGETNVYTTLVEGKVAVSTADKNQILVPNQQANLNLDTNNISLAMVDVYNETAWKEGVFSFEKKSLKDIFKVLSRWYDIDVVIENGVQTEEQFIGTFNKSNSIEDILIAIKSTNFINNYEINDKTVTIK, from the coding sequence ATGGGTAATTCCAATAAAATAAAACCAATTTCAAAAAAAATAGCAGCCGCTTTAATTAAGAATGAAAATCCAAAGGATTTAAAGGAACTTAATGCTATTGGTGATGAAAAAAAAGAACAGATACTCTCAGATATTAAAGACGGTAAACACGTAGATCTTTTAAAAGAAATTAACACAGAAAAAGATTGGGAAACCGTTAGTAGTCAATTAAAAACACCGGTAAGAAAACGCTATTACAAATATGCCGCTGCCGCATCCGTACTTATTATAGTAGCCCTCACCGTATTTTTTAATGTAAATAAAACGAACGATACACCAATTACAGAACCCATTATCGTAAACAACAATATCAAAAAGGGTAGCGACAAAGCCACCCTAACGTTAGAAAATGGAGAAGAAATAACGCTTGCAAAAGGCACCACCTACCAAACAGCTCAGGTAACCAGTAATGGTGAGGAAATTGTGTACAATAAAGCAACCAACAACAAAACATCCTTTAACACCCTAACCATTCCAAGAGGTGGGCAATTCAAAACTACCTTAGCAGACGGCACCATGGTATGGTTAAATTCCGAAACTCAAATTAAATACCCTGTATCTTTTAAAGATGGGGAAACGCGCCAGGTAGAACTCGTTTACGGAGAAGCCTATTTCGATGTGTCACCAAGTACAGAGCACAAGGGGGCAAAGTTCAAGGTGTTTAATCAAGCTCAAGAAGTCGAAGTCCTAGGGACCGAGTTCAATATAAAAGCGTATAAGGGGGAGACAAACGTGTATACCACGTTGGTAGAAGGTAAGGTAGCGGTAAGTACTGCAGATAAAAATCAAATATTAGTTCCCAACCAACAGGCAAATCTTAACTTGGATACGAATAACATAAGTTTGGCTATGGTGGATGTGTACAACGAAACCGCCTGGAAAGAGGGTGTTTTTAGTTTTGAAAAGAAATCGCTAAAAGATATTTTTAAAGTACTGTCTCGTTGGTACGATATAGACGTGGTTATTGAAAATGGGGTGCAAACAGAAGAACAATTTATTGGGACATTCAATAAAAGTAACAGCATCGAAGATATTCTTATAGCCATTAAGAGCACCAATTTCATCAATAACTATGAAATAAACGATAAAACAGTAACAATTAAGTAA
- a CDS encoding RNA polymerase sigma-70 factor, which produces MRRNENQFTLKEYNKLFNSLYPQLCVFAYKYLQDMGIAKDMAQEVFIKVWEDKIAFENDNHATGFFYKAVRNKCLNYLKSKQYRVTERYETAKAEDFESEELFMSEAIVIETTVAVENALKKLPEKATKVIRLSMKGYTNKEIAEQLSISINTVKDHKKMSYRKLRKFLQHLDTTPFYHSVVLIINIELMLHFCY; this is translated from the coding sequence GTGAGAAGAAATGAGAACCAATTTACGCTAAAAGAGTATAATAAACTTTTTAATAGCTTATATCCACAACTTTGTGTGTTTGCCTATAAATACCTCCAAGATATGGGAATCGCAAAAGACATGGCTCAAGAAGTTTTTATTAAAGTCTGGGAAGATAAAATAGCTTTCGAGAATGACAACCATGCAACAGGTTTTTTTTACAAAGCCGTAAGAAATAAATGTCTCAATTATTTAAAAAGCAAACAGTATAGGGTTACAGAGCGTTATGAAACTGCAAAAGCAGAAGACTTTGAAAGCGAGGAATTATTTATGTCTGAAGCTATCGTTATAGAAACCACCGTCGCTGTAGAAAATGCCCTCAAAAAACTACCAGAAAAAGCGACTAAAGTCATAAGATTAAGTATGAAAGGCTATACAAATAAAGAGATAGCAGAACAATTATCCATATCTATTAATACCGTTAAGGATCATAAAAAAATGTCCTATCGAAAATTAAGGAAATTTCTTCAACATTTAGATACCACTCCTTTTTATCATTCTGTTGTATTAATTATAAACATAGAACTCATGCTACATTTTTGTTATTAA
- a CDS encoding site-specific integrase produces MQNTFSILFYPKKNHTNKDGKTPIYMRITVNGRRSELSIQRKIDISSWNLKAGKVRGTTPEVRSLNRLMDVLKNKIYTIHQELIEKNIPITSKALKNSYLGIGEKEKMLIEIFTTHNNQMEKLVGKEYALNTLKRYKTTLKHIQYFLTNNLKINEIAIKRINHQFLTDFEFYLKSEKNCNHNSTMRYLKSLKKIIGIALANNWIDKDPFINYKTQSKETEREYLSKEELQTMINKELKIVRLAQVRDIFIFCCYTGLAYSDVQKLTDNNLVRGIDGEMWVKFNRTKTDTRSNIPLLPIPLQILEKYKEAHTLQENNKLLPVLSNQKMNAYIKEIADVCGIQKNLTFHLARHTFATTVTLSNGVPIESVSKMLGHKSLKTTQHYAKILDRKVSDDMFLLKEKLKKENKDTVIKVKAN; encoded by the coding sequence ATGCAAAATACTTTCTCTATACTTTTTTACCCAAAAAAGAACCACACAAATAAAGACGGTAAAACTCCCATTTATATGAGAATTACAGTCAATGGAAGAAGAAGTGAGTTAAGTATTCAACGAAAAATTGACATATCAAGCTGGAATTTAAAAGCGGGTAAAGTTAGAGGAACCACTCCAGAAGTAAGAAGTCTTAACCGATTAATGGATGTTCTAAAAAATAAAATTTACACAATCCATCAAGAGCTCATAGAAAAAAATATACCGATTACTTCAAAAGCATTAAAAAACTCATATTTAGGAATTGGTGAAAAAGAAAAAATGCTGATTGAAATTTTCACAACACACAACAATCAAATGGAAAAATTGGTTGGCAAAGAATACGCGTTAAATACTTTAAAGAGATATAAAACAACACTAAAACATATTCAGTACTTTTTAACGAACAACTTAAAAATAAATGAAATTGCTATAAAAAGAATAAACCACCAATTTTTAACAGACTTCGAGTTCTATTTAAAAAGCGAAAAAAACTGCAATCACAATTCTACAATGCGGTATCTAAAAAGTCTAAAAAAAATAATAGGCATTGCTTTAGCAAATAATTGGATAGACAAAGATCCTTTTATCAACTACAAAACACAATCAAAAGAAACTGAACGCGAGTATTTATCAAAAGAAGAGCTTCAGACAATGATCAACAAAGAATTAAAAATAGTAAGATTAGCACAAGTAAGAGATATATTTATTTTTTGTTGCTATACAGGTTTAGCATATTCAGATGTCCAAAAACTAACAGATAATAATTTAGTAAGAGGTATTGATGGCGAAATGTGGGTCAAATTTAACAGAACCAAAACAGACACCAGAAGTAACATCCCACTACTCCCAATTCCTTTACAAATTTTAGAAAAGTATAAAGAAGCTCATACACTTCAAGAAAACAACAAATTACTTCCGGTTTTAAGCAATCAAAAAATGAATGCTTACATAAAAGAAATAGCAGATGTTTGTGGCATACAAAAAAACTTAACCTTTCATTTAGCCCGCCATACATTCGCAACTACAGTTACATTAAGCAATGGTGTTCCAATAGAATCAGTAAGTAAAATGCTTGGACATAAATCCTTAAAAACAACCCAACATTATGCTAAAATTTTAGACAGAAAAGTAAGTGATGATATGTTCCTTTTAAAAGAAAAATTAAAAAAGGAAAACAAAGACACCGTAATAAAAGTAAAAGCAAATTAG